The Clostridia bacterium genomic interval CGTTCGCGCCCAAGCGGTGATCGTTGCCCGCGCTCGCCACCGATATGCGAAGGAGATCTTGATATTCGTCCACCGCTTTGATGACCGCCGCGAGGAACAGGAGGAACTGCGCGTTCTCATCCGGCGTGTCGCCCGGTTCCAAAAGGTTTACGCCCGTGTCGGTCGAGATCGACCAGTTGTTATGCTTGCCGCTGCCGTTTACGCCCGCGAAAGGCTTTTCGTGCAGGAGACACGCCATTCCGTGTTTCGCGGCGATCTTGCGCATGAGTTCCATCGTAAGTTGGTTGTGATCGGTCGCGATGTTCGTCGTGGCGAAGATCGGAGCGAGCTCGTGCTGCGCGGGAGCGACCTCGTTATGCTCGGTCTTCGCGAGGATCCCGAGCTTCCAAAGCTCTTCGTTCAGCTCGTTCATAAAGGCTTGCACGCGAGTCTTGATCGCGCCGAAATAATGATCTTCGAGTTCCTGACCCTTGGGAGGTTTCGCTCCGAAAAGCGTCCTGCCCGTGTAGACGAGGTCCTTCCTCTTTTCAAACATCGCCCGATCGATGAGGAAGTACTCCTGCTCGGGTCCGACCGTCGTCTTTACGCTTTCCGCGCTTTCGTTTCCGAAGAGCCTCAAAATGCGAAGCGCCTGCTTGTTGATCGCTTCCATGCTGCGAAGAAGCGGGGTCTTTTTGTCCAAAGCTTCGCCGCCGTAGGAGCAGAACGCAGTCGGGATGTACAGGCATTTATCTTTAATAAACGCGTAACTCGTCGGGTCCCAAGCGGTGTAGCCGCGCGCTTCGAAGGTGGCGCGAAGCCCACCCGACGGGAAAGAGGAAGCGTCCGGTTCGCCGCGAACGAGTTCTTTTCCCGAAAATTCCATAATGACCGAGCCGGTCTTGGTCGGGGAAATAAAGCTGTCGTGCTTCTCGGCGGTCACGCCCGTCATCGGCTGGAACCAATGGGTGAAATGGGTGACGCCTTGCTCGGTCGCCCAGTCCTTCATCGCGTTCGCGACGACGTCCGCCACGCTTCTGTCGAGTTCGATCCCTTTTTGAATGGTTTTTTGGAGCGCCTTAAAAGTTTCCTTCGGCAAACGTTGACGCATCACCTCTTCGCCGAATACCGATGATCCGAAAGTTTCGGGTACGCTTTTCATATTGATTTCCTCCTTGTTTTTATTCGAAACAGCCCTATAAACGAAAAAGGGCGCCACGGATTTCTCCGCAGCGCCTTTGCTGTTTCTTTGCTCATAATTTAGCACCGCCGAAAACGCTTGTCAAGAGGTTTTTCAAACTTTTTTCCAAAATTTTTTCGGACCCCCGCCTTTCGATAAAGAAAATTAAACACCCTTATAAATGCCCTTTATTTCGGAAGATTTTGCAAAAAATTTTACGGAAACCGTTGACAAAAGCGGCGGGATTTCTTTATAATGCAACTAAACGAACAAAGGCGTTCGTTCCGAAGTGTTTTCATTTCGGGACGAGCGCTTTTTTGTTTTTCCGAGGGAAAAATCTCGGGAAGAGAGGTGAAAGTATGCTGTTAGAAGGTGAATTCAGAAACCCGTCCGGTTGCGCGATCTCGGCGGTCTTCGATAAAACCGGCGCGCGATTTTCGGGCAAAGACATCATCGATTCCATCGCGGTGATGCGCGACCGTTCCAACGGTCTCGGCGGCGGATTCGCGTGTTACGGAATCTATCCGGATAAAAAAGAGCTTTACGCGTTCCACGTCTTCTTTACGATCCACAGCGCGCGAAAAGATTTCGAGGAATATCTCGCCCGTTACTACGAGATCGATTCTTCCGAAGATATCCCGACGAGGAAAATCCCCGAGATCGCGGACGAACCTGAGATCCGCCGCTATTTCGTCTATCCGAAACAAAATTTTATCGATTTCGTGAAGACGGGCGCGGATGAATGCGTCTTCCGCACGGTCTTCGCGGTGAACACCGAGATCAAAGGCGCGTATATCTTTTCTTCGGGAAAGAATATGGGGATCTTCAAAGCGGTCGGCTTCCCCGAGGACGTCGGCAGATTTTATAGGCTCGACGAGTACGAAGGCTATCTCTTCACCGCGCACGGCCGCTATCCGACCAACACGCCCGGATGGTGGGGCGGCGCGCACCCGTTCGGACTGCTCGGATTATCCGTCGTCCATAACGGAGAGATCAGTTCTTACGACGCGAACCGCCGCGCGATGGAAATGTACGGCTATAAATGCACGCTGCTCACCGATACCGAGGTCATAACTTATATCCTCGATTATCTGACGCGCAAAAAAGGATTGACCTTCGCGGAGAGCGCGGAAGTCATCGCCGCTCCGTTTTGGGAGAGGATCGACCGAATGAGCGAGGAAGACAAGGCGCGCGCGACCTATCTCCGCGACGTCTTTTCCGCTTGCCTCGTGACGGGGCCGTTCTCGATCATCGTCGGTTTCGACGGTGGCGTTATGGCTTTGAACGATCGCTTGAAGCTTCGGACGCTTGCGGTCGCGGAGAAAGGCGACAAGGTGTATATGGCGTCGGAAGAGGCGGCGATCCGCAGGGTCTGCCCGTCGTTTGACAAAATGTTTTACGCGGAAGGCGGAAAGCCCATCGTGTACCGCGTGGAAGGAGGAAGAAAATGATCGATTTTAACGTGGCGCCTTTCGAAGTCGTGCGCGATTACGACAAGTGCGTGAATTGCCGCGTATGCGAAAGACAATGCGCGAATGAAGTGCATCGTTACGAGGAAGGGTTCGGCAAGATGATTTCGGACAGCACCAAGTGCGTGGATTGCCAACGCTGCGTCTGCCTGTGCCCGACCAAAGCCTTGAAGATCCTTCCCAATCAAAACGCCTTTCGCCCCAACGCGAATTGGCAGCAAAAATACCTGACCGAGATCTACAAGCAGGCGGAGTCGGGCGGCGTGCTTCTGTCCTCGATGGGCAATCCCGAGCCGTTCCCCGTCTATTTCGATAAGATCTTGATCAACGCGTCGCAGGTTACGCACCCTTCGATCGCTCCGCTGCGCGAGCCGATGGAGACGAGGGTCTTCCTCGGAGCGAAACCGCAAAGCGTCCAAAGGGGCGCGGACGGAAAGATCAAGCCCGTTTTGCCCCCTCGCTTAAAGCTTTCGATGCCCGTGATGTTTTCGGCGATGAGTTACGGATCCATATCCTATAAC includes:
- a CDS encoding glutamine synthetase III, whose product is MKSVPETFGSSVFGEEVMRQRLPKETFKALQKTIQKGIELDRSVADVVANAMKDWATEQGVTHFTHWFQPMTGVTAEKHDSFISPTKTGSVIMEFSGKELVRGEPDASSFPSGGLRATFEARGYTAWDPTSYAFIKDKCLYIPTAFCSYGGEALDKKTPLLRSMEAINKQALRILRLFGNESAESVKTTVGPEQEYFLIDRAMFEKRKDLVYTGRTLFGAKPPKGQELEDHYFGAIKTRVQAFMNELNEELWKLGILAKTEHNEVAPAQHELAPIFATTNIATDHNQLTMELMRKIAAKHGMACLLHEKPFAGVNGSGKHNNWSISTDTGVNLLEPGDTPDENAQFLLFLAAVIKAVDEYQDLLRISVASAGNDHRLGANEAPPAVVSIFLGDELQGVLDAIEQGKHYDKKQRKQLKIGVDVLPKFPTDTTDRNRTSPFAFTGNKFEFRMLGSNASIACANIILNTAVADELEQFADELEKAEDFTAALNALVRKVIVEHKRIIFNGNGYDDEWIKEAESRGLMNLKTTPDALPYYVSEKNLALFKKQGVFTETEARARYEIALENYCKVIHIEALTALNMLKTDILPAVSAYQKDVADILTAKGAYKASSKYEKAMLQKLSVKTDELFEATEALEKDLAKAEKMTDYSEISFFCKDVLIPEMAAARAVADDLETVVPSEKWPYPSYGDLLFSVK
- a CDS encoding glutamine amidotransferase family protein, encoding MLLEGEFRNPSGCAISAVFDKTGARFSGKDIIDSIAVMRDRSNGLGGGFACYGIYPDKKELYAFHVFFTIHSARKDFEEYLARYYEIDSSEDIPTRKIPEIADEPEIRRYFVYPKQNFIDFVKTGADECVFRTVFAVNTEIKGAYIFSSGKNMGIFKAVGFPEDVGRFYRLDEYEGYLFTAHGRYPTNTPGWWGGAHPFGLLGLSVVHNGEISSYDANRRAMEMYGYKCTLLTDTEVITYILDYLTRKKGLTFAESAEVIAAPFWERIDRMSEEDKARATYLRDVFSACLVTGPFSIIVGFDGGVMALNDRLKLRTLAVAEKGDKVYMASEEAAIRRVCPSFDKMFYAEGGKPIVYRVEGGRK